The Alicyclobacillus macrosporangiidus CPP55 genome segment GTGGAGATGGCCGTGGACCGCCTTCAAGCCCAACTGAAAGTACGTAATCTGACATTGCAGGTACAGTCAGAGGATGACGTCACCGTGTGTGGGGACGAGGACAAACTCCTGCAGGTGATGCTCAACCTGCTCACCAATGCGATGCGTTACACGCCGCCCGGTGGGTGCATTTCGGTCACGTGGGAAACGTATCCCGACCGGGTCAAGGTACATGTGGTCGACACCGGTATCGGCATACCGGAAGAGGAACAGAATCGGGTATTTGAACGATTCTATCGGGTGAACCCCGACCGCAGCCGTGCCAGTGGCGGAACGGGTCTCGGACTGGCGATTGTAAAGCACATCGTCACCTCGTACGGCGGAGAGGTTGGCGTCAACAGTCGTGTGGGTTTTGGCAGCGACTTCTGGTTCACGTTGCTGCGGTGCAAGGATACGGCGCCCAAGGATACGGCGTCCGACCGTTTGGTCGCGCCATAGCGTTGGAGGCGCAATACGAAGCGCGCAACAGGTTTAGACGACGTTTACATTTCCTTTATACGTCCTTTACAGATCTCCGCTATCATGTCCACCGAGTGGAATCCTCGCAGGGAGTTTGGGGCAACCCTCCCTGTAAACCGGATTCGATCTTAACGCCGAGGACGTGGTTTCAGAATGAGCAAATCCATATCGGTAGAGAACCTTCGTGCATGGTACGGGGATCACTTGACACTCAAGGGCATCACCATGGAACTGGAGGCCAATCGGGCGACCGCCATCATCGGTCCGTCCGGATGCGGGAAGTCCACCTTCATTCGGTGTCTGAATCGCCTGCACGAGACCGTGCCGCACGGCAGGGTCACTGGCAGCATCAAACTCGGGGACGAAGATCTGTACAGCATGGATCCGGTTGACGTGCGGCGAGTGGTCGGCATGGTGTTTCAGAAGGCAAATCCTTTCCCCACCATGTCGATTTTCGAAAACGTGGCGCTGGGCTTGCGGCTCGGCGGAGTGCGGAGCAAGGCGGAAATCATCGAACGCGTGGAGAAAAGCCTTCGGATGGCCGCGCTGTGGGACGAAGTGAAAGACCGCTTGCGGGAGCCTGCGACCGCACTGTCCGGCGGTCAGCAACAACGCCTGTGCATCGCGCGCGCCTTGGCGATTGAGCCGGAAGTCTTGCTGATGGATGAACCCACCTCGGCGCTCGACCCGGGTTCGACCTTGCGCGTCGAGGAGCTGGTGCAGGAGCTCAAGTCGTCGTACACGATCGTGATCGTCACCCACAACATGCAGCAAGCCGCCCGGGTCGCGGATAAAACGGCGTTCTTTCTCAACGGGGAGCTGATTGAATACGCCGATACCGCCACCATATTCACCAAGCCGTCCGACAAGCGGACGGAAGACTACGTCACAGGACGGTTTGGATAAGGAGGACATCCCCATGCAGAAACGTCAGGCTTTCGACGTCGCGCTGAGTCAACTCCAGTTGAAACTGCTCGAGATGGGCGAGCAAGTGCAGCAAGCCGTGCGGGGCGCCATGGATGCCCTGAAGACGCTGGATCCCGTCAAAGGCCAGCGAGTGGTCGATGGAGATCGGGACATCAACCTTCAAGAAAACGAGATTGTGGACTTGTGCGTTCGGCTGATTGCGACGCAGCAGCCTGTGGCCGGCGACCTGCGCAAGATCGTGGCGGGGATGAGGATTGCGGGGGATTTGGAGCGCATGGGGGACCTGGCGGTGGACGTGGCCAAGACCGCCGTCCGACTGCAGGGCCAACAGCTCATCAAGCCGCTGATCGATATCCCGCGCATGGCGCAGCTGTGTGATCAAATGGTGTCCGACGCACTCCAAGCGTATGTGCAGGGTAACGTCACGTTGGCCCGAAAGCTGGCCGAGCAGGACGACGAGATCGACCACATCTACCGGAAGGTGGTCGAAGAGCTGTTCACCCTGAGTGCGGAAAAGCCGGACGTGGTATCCCAGGCGATGTCGCTGGCGTTTGTCGGCCGCTATTTGGAGCGGATTGGGGATCACGCGACGAACATCGGAGAGAGCGTCATCTACATCGTGTCTGGCGAAAGGTCTGACCTGAATTGATGGACGCGGCATGTAAGCCACCCACGGTTTTGATTGTGGATGATGAGGAATCGATTCAAAAACTGGTGGCCTACAACTTTCGGCGCGCGGGGTTCGAAACGGAAATCATGGGCAATGGGCGCGACGCGTACGAACGGATGAGGACGGATGATGGGACCTTGGCCATCGCGATCCTGGACATCAGTTTGCCCGGCATGGACGGTATGGAGGTGTGCAAACACCTGCGCCAGGAGCACGTGTGGACGCCCATCATCCTGTTGACGGCGAGAGATGACGAATTGGACCGCGTCCTCGGTCTTGAACTGGGCGCGGACGATTACGTGACCAAACCGTTCAGCCCGCGCGAACTGGTGGCGCGGGCTCGCGCTGTACTGCGCCGCGTTGAGGACCGGCGGGAAGATGCGCCGGATGCCAGCCTGACAGACGATTGTGTTTCCGCGGGCGACATCGTCCTGTGTGTGTCGCGTCACGAGGTGACGGTTGCCGGCCGGCCGGTGGATCTCACGCCCAAGGAGTTCGATTTGCTGCGCTATTTGATCCTTCATCAGGACCATGTGTTGGCGCGAGAGCAACTGCTGCAGCAGGTGTGGGGATACGCCTACACGCCGGATACCCGTATTGTGGACGTGCACATTTCTCACCTTCGCGACAAAATCGAGCCCAATCCCAAGCAACCCATCTATATTCGAACCGTGCGCGGCGTCGGTTACCGGTTCACAGGCGGGTCCAGGTCCCGCCGTGAATCATAGGCCCTGAATTGAATGGACGGGCGAATCTTTACAAAGCCTTAAAGAGGGCTTCACCGTGAATTCAACTCGTCCTGATACGCTGAATTCTGCAAGGGCCCTTGAAGTGAAAAGAGAAAGCCCGAGAGGGTAGGGAGGATGTGGAGAGATGTTGAAGTCTCGATTGGCCGGTGTAGCCTTGGCGTTGTCGGCGGTCATTGCCACCGCGGGCTGTGGAGCGGCCACCAACAATACGGCCAACACAGGCAACGCAGCGCAGAACACGACGGGCGGAGCGACGTCGGCACCGATCACCATCAATGAGACGGGTTCGTCCTTGCTGTATCCGCTGTTCAACGGCCAATGGATTGAAGCGTACAAGTCGGTCGATCCCAACGTCAGCATCACGGCCGCCTCAACCGGGAGCGGAACGGGGATTGCGCAAGCCATCGCCGGAACGGTGCAAATCGGCGCTTCGGATGCGTACCTGTCCGACGCCCAGATGCAGCAGAACCCGTCCATGGTGAATATTCCGCTGGCCATTTCTGCGCAGCAAGTCATGTACAACGTCCCGGGCTTGACGGGGGACCAGCACCTGAAACTGAGCGGCGACGTACTCGCGAACATCTTTTCGGGAAAGGTCAAGTTCTGGGATGACGCGGCCATCACCAGCCTGAACCCGGGTGTGAAACTGCCGCACCAGCAAATCATTCCGGTGCACCGCTCGGATGGTAGCGGCGACACGTTCCTGTTCACGCAGTATCTGTCGGATACCAGCGCGGACTGGAAAAACACGGTTGGCTACGGTACCACGGTGTCCTGGCCGGCCGTTGCGGGCGGCATCGGCGCCAAGGGCAACGACGGCGTCGTTCACGCACTCGCCAGCAACAAGTACAGCATCGGCTATGTGGGCATCAGTTGGCTGGACAAGGCGACTCAGCAAGGCCTGGGCTACGCCGCACTGAAGAACAAGGATGGGAACTTTGTGCTGCCTACGCAGGAGAACATTCAGGCCGCGGCACAGGCCGGGGTGAGCAACGTGCCGGACGACGAGCGGGTATCCCTCATCGACGAGCCGGGCGCCAAGTCGTATCCCATCATCAACTTTGAGTACGCGATTGTGAACACAAAACAGCCGGCCGACATGGCAGCGGCACTCAAGAAGTTCTTGAACTGGGCCATCGATCCGAACGGTGGCAACAAAGACCAATACCTGTCGCCGGTGCACTTCCTGCCACTGCCGGCTCAGATTGAGTCCAAGAGCCAGGCGCAGATCAACAAAATCGGCGGTTGATAAGTTGGGTGGAGTGATGTCATGAAACGGGTGAGCCCCCGTTCCAAGATTGCGGATCAAGTGTTTCTGGTCGCTACTGGCCTCTGTGCCAGTAGCCCCATCTTGTTTCTGTTGGTGATTACCGGCATCGTCGTGGTTCAGTCTATACCCAGCATTCGACTGATGGGTTGGCACTTCCTCACCGGTGTAACCTGGGATATGGGGAGCACGTACGGCGCGATGACCGTGAAAAACGGTGTCTCGGTGCCTGCCGGCGCCTCCTATGGCGCTCTGCCGTTTATCGTGGGGACGTTGGCGTCTTCGGTGATTGCGCTGTTGATTGCGGTACCGATCTCGGTGTTGACAGCCGTGATCCTCGCGTATCGGGTCCGAGGGGTTGTGAAATCCTCCCTGTCCGTCGTCGTGGAGCTGCTCGCGGGGATTCCCAGCGTCGTGATTGGGCTGTGGGGCATCGTCGTCCTTGCGCCGTGGGTGTCTTCCTCACTGGGGCCGTTTCTGACCCATTTTGGCGCAATCATTCCGTTTTTCAGCGGCCCGGTGGGCACTGGCCTGGGGCTCTTGACCAGCGGCCTGGTGCTGGCGTTGATGGTTGTGCCGATTATTACGGCCACCACCCGAGACCTGCTGGAGCAGGTCCCCGTGCTGTACCGGGAAGGCGGGACCGCACTGGGCATGACGAGCTGGGAAGTCGTCCGCTTGATTTGCCTGCCCTATATCAAGGAAGGCATGATCGGCGCTGTGGCCTTGGGATGGGGGCGCGCGATGGGGGAAACCATGGCGGTGCTCATGGTCAGCGGCAGTGCCATCAATTATCTGCCCCATAACATCTACAGCCCCATTTCCACCATGGCCGCCGTGATTGCGGATCAACTCGACAGCGCGATGACCGATGCATCTCACATGGCGGTTCACGCCCTGTCCGAACTCGCCCTTGTCCTTTTGGTACTGACGTTGCTGACCAACCTCATCGCACGTCTGTTGGTGAATCGCTCCCGAGGGGCACGACGGGCCGGTGTGGGGGTGAAGGCGTGATGACGATCCGCAGCAAGGTGCGCAAGTGGAGATCGAACCTCGGATGGGGTTTGGCGTGGTTCGGCACGGCACTCGTCCTGTTTGGGCTGTTGCACCTCCTCTGGACCGTGCTCTCCAAAGGCATCACGTCGTTCCGATGGGATATGTTGACCACGGTGACGCACGGTATTGCGGGGGGCCTGCAAAACGCCATCCTGGGCACCTTTGAACTGATCCTCATTTCGACCATCATCGCGGCGCCGCTGGGAATCCTGGGGGGCGTGTACGTCTCTGAGTTTGCGCACACCAAGGTCGCCAGCGTGATTCGATTTTTGACCGAAGTGCTCTCCGGGGTTCCGTCCATCGTCATTGGCTACTTCGGGTACCTGCTGATGGTGCTCAACTGGGGCTGGGGGTTCTCCGCTCTGGCGGGCGGCATTGCCCTGACCATCATCATGCTGCCGTATATCCTGCGGACCACGGAATCCAGTTTGCAACAGGTCCCGCTCGCTCAACGGGAAGGGGCGTGGGCGCTCGGGATGACCAGGTTCCAGGCGATCTCCCGGGTGGTTTGGAGACCGGCAGCCGGCGGAATTGCGACCGGCGTACTGATGGCCGTTGCCATCGGCATGGGGGAAACGGCACCGTTGCTGTATACGGCGGGATGGTCCTCCCTGAATCCCACGTGGCACCTGACCGGGCACCAGGTCGGGTATTTGACATACGTGGTGTGGACCTATATCGATCAGCCGTATCCCGAAGCGCATGCACTGGCTTACAGCGCCGCGTTCATCCTGTTGGTGATCATTCTCCTCATCCACGTGGTGGTGCGGGTCCTGGTGAAACGCGCCACGGTGGCGGAAAAATAAGGGGCGACGTCACCGGCGTCGCCCCATCGTGCCGTAGGCCTCTTCGATTCGCCGCCAGTCGGCGGGCGTGTCCGCGTCCAGTGCCCACAAGGGATTCTCGGCGTCGACCCAGTGAACGCGTGCCGGATGGCGCTGAAGGACGCCGCGGGCGCCCTGGTCGCCCTCGATCTGCATCAGTTCCTGGAACAGGTCGGCCGGAAACAGCACCGGATGGCCGGGAGTGCCGTCATAGCGAGGGCGGACAATCGGCAAGGGAAGGGATCCAGCCGACCACGCCGCCCAAAACGCTTCCGCCAGTGCCCGCACGAGGGACGGGGGGAGGAGCGGTTGATCGCCCAACAGGATCATGGCGGCCTCCGTCCCAGCGGGCAGCGCAGCAACGCCCAGGCGCAGCGAGGACGCCATCCCGCACAGGTAGTCGGGGTTGTGCACAACAGACACCGGCAAACCGCTCAGGGCGCTGCTGACCTCTGCGTGCTGGCTGCCGGTCACCACCACGACCGGCGACACTCCGCCCTGCACGGCGGTCTGCGCTGCGATTCGCACCAGCGGCCGGCCGCCCAAGCGCAGCAACTGCTTGGGTTGTCCCATGCGTGAGGATGCCCCGGCTGCCAGCACGATGCCGGCGATGGGGGGCATGAAGGGATTTTTGCCACCCATGCTCTTCATCCCCCGATGAAAGACATTTCGACCTTCGGCCGTTTGGGCGTCGCCTGGCTGCGGAGTTCCGAATACCGGTCGTCGCGCCGGCGCCACAGGCCGGTGATGGCGTCGAACAGCTCGTCGTCCGTCGCCCCGCTGCGCAGCAGGGCTCGGAGGTCATGTCCCCGCCCCGCGAACAGGCAGGTGAAAAGCCGTCCGTCCGCCGACAGGCGGGCACGGTTGCACGTCCCGCAGAACGCCTGCGTGACCGACGCAATCACGCCGATCTCCCCCTGCCCGTCCTGGTACCGAAAGCGCGTGGCGACTTCACCCGGATGCTCCGGAGGAACCGGTTCGATGGGCCACTCGGCGTGAATACGGCGGAGGATTTCGGCGGCCGGCACCACGTCGTCCATCCGCCATCCGTTGCTGTTGCCCACGTCCATATACTCGATGAAGCGCAACACGTGTCCCGTGCCGCGAAAGTGACGGGCCATCTCCACCACGTCGTCCTCGTTGACGCCCCGCTTGACGACCATGTTCACTTTCACCGGCGCGAGTCCCGCCCCCGCGGCGGCCTCGATGGCGTCGAGCACCTTGCGCACGGGAAAATGCACGTCATTGAGTGCCATGAATACCTCGTCGCGCAGCGAGTCGAGGCTCACCGTAATGCGGCGCAGACCTGCCTCCTTGAGCGCAACCGCTTTCTTCGGGGTGAGTAACGATCCGTTGGTCGTCAACGCCAGGTCCTCGACGCCCTCAATGGCGGCGAGCATGGCGATGAGGCGCTCGATGTCGCGGCGCAACAGGGGTTCACCCCCGGTCAGCCTGAGTTTTCGCACACCGGCGCGGACGAACACCCGCGCCAGGCGTGCGATCTCTTCAAAGGTCAACAACTGCTCGTGCGGCAAAAAGGCGAAATTCGGACCGAACACCTCTTTGGGCATGCAGTAGGTGCAGCGGAAATTGCAGCGGTCGGTCACCGAAATGCGCAGGTCACGAAGCGGCCTTCGCAGTTGGTCTTGGACGACGGCGCTCGCCGCGCTCTGCGGGGCGCCGGGGGCTGCCGCATGGGTTCCGGAGCGGTTCTCGTCCATCTTCTTCATCCCTCCGGTCGGTGGACACTGGGTGAGCGGAGGCCGTTCATGCCGGCTTCTCCAGCGCGTCCTGCCTTCAGTATACCGCCTCGCAGCTCCCTGGGCCATCCTCGTCATATTTCGTGACGACAACCATAGGTTAGACATCGGGAAGGGCCGGACATTTCCATTTTTCAACCGATTGTGTTACTCTGAATGTACTAAATCTTCTTGTCCACGTCGATGGCGCCTGCGTGCCAGGGGGAGGGGTGCGGCCGAGGATTGAGGAAGCGATTTCAAAGAATACCGGTGGGCCGCGAGCCGCGCGGCGGCTCGCAGACATGGGAAGCGCACGCTCTGGAGGTGGATGGATGGTGAAACACAGCAAAGTGACGGTGACCCTCACGGTCAACGGTGTCCAGCGCACGGCGGAGGTGGAGCCGAGGACCCTGTTGGTGCATTTTCTGCGTGACGAGCTCGGCCTGACGGGTACGCACATCGGCTGCGATACCAGCCAGTGCGGAGCGTGCACCGTGTTGTTGAATGGCGATGCGGTCAAGTCGTGCACCGTCCTGGCGGTGCAGGCGTACGGCGCCGAGGTGACCACCGTGGAGGGGCTCGGCACGCTGGAGGCATTGCACCCCGTGCAGGCTGGGTTCTGGGAGAAGCATGGCCTGCAGTGCGGCTTCTGCACACCGGGTGTCATGATGGCCGCGGTAGCGCTGCTGAAGCAGAACCCCAACCCCACCGAGGAGGAGATCCGGGAAGGTTTGGAAGGGGTCCTGTGCCGGTGCACGGGCTATCAGAACATCGTCCGCGCGGTGCAGTACGCGGCACAACAGCTGGCGTCCGAAGGAGAGCCGGGCGAACAGGTGGCCGCCACGGGCGGCGGCGCGTGAGGAGGGAAGACGATGGCGAGTGTGTTTGGAGCGGCGGTCAAACGGCGGGAGGACGCGCGCCTCATCACCGGGCGCGGCCGTTACACGGACGACGTGCAGCTGCCGGGGATGCTGTACGCGAGCATCCTGCGCAGTCCGCACGCGCATGCGCGCATCAAGCGGATCGACGTCAGCGCCGCGAGAGCGGCCAGCGGCGTGGTGGCGGTATTCACCGGCCAGGACCTCGCCGGGAAGATGGGCCTGATCCCGACGGCGTGGCTGCCTCCGGATTCCGGCATTCGCACGACGGCCCACCCGGCCCTCGCGGTGGACAAGGTCCGCTACGTGGGCGACGGCGTGGCGATGGTGGTGGCCGAGGACCGATACGCGGCGCGGGACGCGATCGATCTCATCCGCGTCGAGTACGAGATCCTGCCAGCGGTCGTCGACCAGGAGCAGGCCCTGGAGGACGGGGCGCCGCTGGTGCATGACGACGCGCCGGGGAACCTCGCGTTCCACTGGAAGGCGGGCAATGCGACGGACGAGGTGTTCACCCAGGCTGAGGTCGTCGTCCGGCAGCGGTTCCGCCAGCAGCGCCTGATCCCGAACCCGATGGAGCCGCGCAGCGCCGTGGCCGACTACAACGCCTCGACGGGCGAGCTGACGATGTGGCTGACCTCGCAGAACCCGCACATCCATCGCCTTCTGCTCTCCGGCATCCTCGGGATCCCGGAGCACAAGCTGCGCGTGGTTGCGGTGGACGTCGGCGGCGGGTTCGGCGCCAAGATCGCCTGTTACCCGGACGAAGCGCTGGTCGGCTTCGCGTCTCTGCAGCTCGGGCGCCCGGTCAAATGGACGGAGGACCGGCGGGAGAACTTCATGGCCACCACCCACGGGCGGGACATGGTGCTCGATGTGGAGCTGGCCGGGACGCGAGACGGCACGTTGACCGCCATCCGCGTGCGGAACGTCGCCAACATGGGGGCGTACCTGTCGACGGCGGCACCTGGCGTGCCCACCATCCTGTTCGGGCTCATTGTCCCCGGGCCGTACCGCATCCCGTACGCAGGGGTGGACGTGCGCGGCGTGTTCACCAACACCACCCCGACGGACGCCTACCGCGGGGCGGGGCGCCCGGAGGCCACCTATCTCCTGGAGCGGATGGTGGACCTGTTCGCCCGCGAGATCGGCATGGATCCGGTGGGGGTTCGGCGGCGCAACCTCATCCGGGCCGATGAGTTCCCGTACAACACGGCGATGGGGCTACAGTATGACAGCGGCAATTACGAACAAGCGCTGGACAAGGCGCTGGCCATGCTCGGATACGAAGACTTTCGGGAAAAGCAGGAGAAGCTGCGCCAGCAGGGCCGGTATCTCGGGGTCGGCGTGACCACGTACGTCGAGATCTGCGGCCTTGGGCCTTCCCAGGTGGCGGGCGCCGTGGGCTTCCAAGGGGGGCTGTGGGAGAGCGCCACGGTGCGCGTGCACCCGAGCGGCAAGGTGACCGCCTTCACGGGCACATCCCCGCACGGGCAGGGGGAGGAGACGACGTTTGCCCAGATTGTCTCCGCCAAACTCGGGGTGCCGGTCGAGGACGTCGAGGTGGTCCACGGCGACACGAACCGCATCGCGATGGGGTGGGGGACGTACGGATCGCGCACGACGCCAGTGGGCGGAAGCGCGCTGGCGGTGGCGGCGGACCGCGTGATCGAAAAGGCGAAGAAGATCGCGGCCCACATGCTGGAGGTGGCGGAGGAGGACGTGTCCTTCGCGGACGGGGTGTTCTCCGTCCAGGGGGCGCCCAGCCGCAAGGTGACCTTCCAGGAGGTGGCGCTACAGGCGTACCTGGCTTGGAATCTGCCGCCTGGCGTGGAGCCGGCATTGGAGGGCAGCGCGTTCTACGACCCGACCAACTTTGTCTATCCCTTCGGCACGCACATCTGCGTCGTGGAGGTGCTGCCGGACACGGGTGAGGTGAAGATCCTGCGCTACGTGGCGGTGGACGACCCGGGACCGGTGATCAACCCGATGATCGCAGAGGGGCAAGTCCACGGGGGCATCGTCCAGGGCATCGGGCAGGCGCTGTGGGAAGGCGCGCTGTACGACGAGCAGGGCCAACTGGTCTCGGGGACCTTCATGGACTACGCGATGCCCAAGGCGCGCTTTTTCCCGATGTTCGAGACGGCGTTCACCGAGACACCCTCTCCGCACACCCCGCTCGGCGTCAAGGGCATCGGGGAGACGGGGACGATCGCCGCGACGCCGACGGTGGTCAATGCAGTCATCGACGCGTTGGCACCGTTCGGGGTGCGCGACATCGACATGCCGCTGACGCCGGAGCGCGTGTGGCGGGCGATTCGAAACGGGGGGGATCGGGCGTGATTCCGAGCGCATTCGCATATGAACGGGCGGAGTCGGTGGAGCAGGCGCTCTCGCTGCTGCAGGCCTCCGGCGGGGAGGCGAAGTGGCTGGCGGGCGGGCACAGCCTTCTGCCGCTGATGAAACTGCGCCTGAGCGCGCCGCCCAAGCTGATCGACATCAGCCGTATTCCGGAGCTGCGCGGGGTGGCCCGCGTCGGCGACCGGTTGGTGATCGGGGCGCTGACGACGCACAGGGAGCTGGCCACGCACCCGCTCATCCGGGAGCAGCTGCCGGCGCTGGCGGAGGCGGCGCGCCAGGTGGGCGATCTCCAGGTGCGCAACCGCGGCACCCTCGGCGGTAACCTGGCCCACGCGGACACGGCGTCCGACCTTCCGGCGGTGGCCGTGTCGCTGGGGGCGGATCTGTTGGTGGCGACACCGGACGGGGATGTGGTCCTCCCGGCAGAGGAGTTCTTCCTCGGGCCCTTGGTGACGGCGATGCCGGAGAACGGGCTGCTCAAGGCGGTCTCCTTCCCGGTGCCGCCCGGGCACACCCGCGGGGTGTACGAGAAGTTCCCGCATCCGGCCTCCGGCTACGCGGTGGCGGGTGTGGCGGTCACCGCCGGGGTGAACGCGGACGGCGTCGTGGACTATGTCCGCGTCGGCGTCACGGGTGCGGCGGACGCGGCGTACCGCGCGAAGGCGGTGGAGGACGCCCTGGCCGGGCGCGCGCCGACACCGGAGGCGCTGCGGGAGGCGGCCGCACGGGCGGCGGATGACGGGGCCATCGCCGGAGACGCGTTCGCGTCGGAGGAGTACCGGCGGCACCTGTGCACGGTGATCGCCGAGCGGGCGCTGAGGCGGGCGCTGGCGTGACAGCCGGCCGCCGGTCCGGATTGTACCGGCGTTCGGAGACGGCGGAACGGGTGCAGGGGAGGGGGCGGTCGAGGGGCCGCCCCCTTCCACCGCGCAGATCGCCAAGAGGCCGGCGGACAGACTGCGAAGAGGGGTGACGACGCTGAACAATCCGTTTGCCGATGTGACGGCAGTCCAAGCCGCCCTTGCGGATCAGGGGTACGTCGCGGACCGGGCGCTGGCGACGGCGGTGTTTTTGGCCATGGCGCTGGAGCGGCCGCTGTTTCTCGAAGGTGAAGCAGGGGTTGGCAAGACCGAGCTGGCCAAGGCCTTGGCGAAAGCCGTCGGACGGCCGCTGGTCCGCCTGCAGTGTTACGAAGGCATTGACCGGGAACACGCGCTGTACGAATGGAACTACCCGCGCCAGTTGCTGCACATCCGGGTTCGCGAGGCCACTGGCCTGCAGGCGGCCGACGGCGAACGGGCAGCCGCCGGATTGGAGGAGGAGATCTTCAGTCCGGCGTTCCTGCTTCGCCGCCCGCTCCTGCAGGCGGTGGATCCGGACGGTCCGGCGCCGGTCCTGCTGATCGACGAGGTGGACCGCAGCGACGAGGAGTTCGAAGCGTTCCTGCTGGAACTATTAGGGGAGTTTCAGGTGACCATTCCGGAGCTGGGGACCATTCAGGCGGA includes the following:
- a CDS encoding xanthine dehydrogenase family protein molybdopterin-binding subunit, which produces MASVFGAAVKRREDARLITGRGRYTDDVQLPGMLYASILRSPHAHARIKRIDVSAARAASGVVAVFTGQDLAGKMGLIPTAWLPPDSGIRTTAHPALAVDKVRYVGDGVAMVVAEDRYAARDAIDLIRVEYEILPAVVDQEQALEDGAPLVHDDAPGNLAFHWKAGNATDEVFTQAEVVVRQRFRQQRLIPNPMEPRSAVADYNASTGELTMWLTSQNPHIHRLLLSGILGIPEHKLRVVAVDVGGGFGAKIACYPDEALVGFASLQLGRPVKWTEDRRENFMATTHGRDMVLDVELAGTRDGTLTAIRVRNVANMGAYLSTAAPGVPTILFGLIVPGPYRIPYAGVDVRGVFTNTTPTDAYRGAGRPEATYLLERMVDLFAREIGMDPVGVRRRNLIRADEFPYNTAMGLQYDSGNYEQALDKALAMLGYEDFREKQEKLRQQGRYLGVGVTTYVEICGLGPSQVAGAVGFQGGLWESATVRVHPSGKVTAFTGTSPHGQGEETTFAQIVSAKLGVPVEDVEVVHGDTNRIAMGWGTYGSRTTPVGGSALAVAADRVIEKAKKIAAHMLEVAEEDVSFADGVFSVQGAPSRKVTFQEVALQAYLAWNLPPGVEPALEGSAFYDPTNFVYPFGTHICVVEVLPDTGEVKILRYVAVDDPGPVINPMIAEGQVHGGIVQGIGQALWEGALYDEQGQLVSGTFMDYAMPKARFFPMFETAFTETPSPHTPLGVKGIGETGTIAATPTVVNAVIDALAPFGVRDIDMPLTPERVWRAIRNGGDRA
- a CDS encoding FAD binding domain-containing protein, which produces MIPSAFAYERAESVEQALSLLQASGGEAKWLAGGHSLLPLMKLRLSAPPKLIDISRIPELRGVARVGDRLVIGALTTHRELATHPLIREQLPALAEAARQVGDLQVRNRGTLGGNLAHADTASDLPAVAVSLGADLLVATPDGDVVLPAEEFFLGPLVTAMPENGLLKAVSFPVPPGHTRGVYEKFPHPASGYAVAGVAVTAGVNADGVVDYVRVGVTGAADAAYRAKAVEDALAGRAPTPEALREAAARAADDGAIAGDAFASEEYRRHLCTVIAERALRRALA
- a CDS encoding AAA family ATPase produces the protein MNNPFADVTAVQAALADQGYVADRALATAVFLAMALERPLFLEGEAGVGKTELAKALAKAVGRPLVRLQCYEGIDREHALYEWNYPRQLLHIRVREATGLQAADGERAAAGLEEEIFSPAFLLRRPLLQAVDPDGPAPVLLIDEVDRSDEEFEAFLLELLGEFQVTIPELGTIQAEEIPLVLLTSNRTREVHDALKRRCLYHWVEYPDFEREYAILTTHVPSLARDVAEAVCRFVQRLRQEPLMKRPGVAETLHWGAALAALSASELNPDRVEETIGCLIKYKDDLDLLLTPQQGRKPVARLLAEAGGI